The genomic DNA ATCTTTTCCACACAGGACCGACAGTATAATATCTATTGTCACACTACACAACCCACCAGTTCTCTGGAGTTAACATTATGTGCTGTGCTTAATAATATCTGTTTTCCTTCTCTGACATTTCACGTATGAACCCTGTGCTTGCAGAGCTCTGTTCCCTGACAAAGCGCGTTCAGGAAACTAAAGAAAGCTGGAAAGCTGAAAGTTTCTATATTTAATTGTGGCACAATAACCCTGTGAGGTCGAAGTCTTCATTGAGACAAGAAGTAACACCTAACCCTGTCTTTTTGGATATAAATAAAAGGACATCTTACTCTAATGATCCACTGTacccatttttatttctttcatgtGTCATGTTCAACATAAGTCACCCGTACGCAGCACTCTCCGAGCTCCCACTGATGCACATTTGTGTAAAAACCCCAACTTCATTTGACTGTACTCAGTAACCCCTGGTcacagttgttgtttttatgtaagaTTCTGGAGGTGGAAAAAATCTTGCAGCAACATTCTGAACACATTGTAATCGGGTTTCAAGATTCACTACAGCACTGAGTCATCTGTCCTCGAGGTGGCAAATGATTTATTGGTGTCCTTAGACTCTGGTAATTATGCAATTATAATTCTGTTAAAGCTCTTAGCTGCCTTTAACACATTCAATCATTTGGATCACCTAACTACATGGCCCACAGTCAGGGTCAGGTTTTGCAGTTGTTTGCTTCTAAACTTCAGTGTCTTTTAgttttaatgactttttttttccttcatctgCACATATCTGTCACAGTGTGGCACAACTTTCTCTTTAAGAAAAACCTAAAAGTCTAAGTTCAAACTTTAGATTGGCTAAACGAACGCGTGAAGTTGAGTTTACAGATAGTGAATAGGAAAGGTGATGAGACGCAAGAAGGTGTCATTTGGTGTGCCTGGATAGTCCGGGTATGGCAATATGGTAAACAGGCTGGTACTTATATGGTGCCTTTTTTTCCTCAAGCTTTGGATTGATGCACACAGTCATCCTCCACTGGATGTATGgagggcaacttggggtttggTTTCAATATCTTGCTTTGACACAGACTGGAGGAGTCAGGGATCAGACCACTGGCCTTCCATTTAGAAGACAACCCTctctatctcctgagccacaAGAGCTCCAAATATTGGATGCCAATATTGGACTAATAATCCTCAGCAGGAGGGTAGATGATGGCATAAATCAGAAGACTCATAACTCCTGTATGTGTCCATGTGGTAGCTTTGGTTTTGCATTAgtaattttctttgtttgtacTCACTAAGTGCAAGTTCTGTTACTTCTCTTGTTACTCACTGTTCAGTTTTGCCTTCTCTCCTTCTTAGGTTAGCTTCAGATCCATATCTAGTTGTTTAAGTCattcaatgcattttttttgacCCACTAGACGAAATAGTGAGTGGGGACTAGAGTATGGACATATGCCTCTATAGTCTAGGATCCCCATTGTCCTCTgccttttccttcctcttccttctgcTCAGACAGCTGACATTTAGTGCATCTCATCACATCATTAGTCAAACAGATGCCTGTAAAAGTGTTTTCCAAAAATTCATCCACTGAAAATCTCTTAGTGGGTGAAAAAGAGCCAGAAATGGAAGGGTTTCAACCGGGTGAGTTGCAATACCAATAAAAAATATTGGCTGTCGGCAATTATAGTATGTAATAAATGCTGTTCATTATTCAATATAATTTGTGAAGTTTCATTGGCTGAATCATTCATTTAATATGATGCATgatttgttgtcattttcaaatttcaatttttcccctattgtgattaaaaaaaagagaggggtGTAGAAGTTTGCCCAGGAATTCATCAAATTGATCATTGGCTGATGCACAGCTTGTTGAAAACATTAGACTAACAAGCTCTTTTCTACTGAAGTCAGTTCTAGTGGACTAAATGGGCACTCACTAGAAATAGATAAGGCCTACTGACTGACTCAAATTTCAACAATCCAAATCTGTGAGAGGGAATCATGCTCTACCAGTCCAGGAGTCACACATTTTCCAGCTGCATAGTTGTATCCAAGTCTGCTCTGTGGTTCTTTTTCAGACCTTTTGTTGCCCTCAGTGCGTCAGTGTAAACAGCTTAATTCCTGCATTTTCTAAATCCTGCATTAATTTTGGGAAGCACAAATAGACTCTCCAAGGGGAGGATTTACTGGTGGGTAAATACAATCTAAATCTGAACTCTGCATTCAACTGTAATGCTCTAACAAAGGAAAAAGCCCAAACATTACAGCTGATTTGATCATGTTGATGAAAATTTTAAGCTGTGTATGGACtacaaattttattttagtatGAACGCATATCAGCAGGAGGTATCATCAGTGTAAAAAAAGATTTGCTTCCTGCTCACAGTATAAAAGCAATGCAGTGTTAACGCAAAGTGGTATAAAAGCAAGCACAGTCTTACCCGGTTACAGCACGGCATTGCCGTGGGGCACCAgcaagtttttataaaccctgtGTCCTGTCCATGTTAACCAATCAGAatcttttaaaaagttttatatTTGAGTCCAACAACATGTGGGAGTCACTATCAAACATGATTTGAAGGCAGGACATCCTTTTCTGACACAATCCTAACACTCAAAAAAGTGGTCCCACTGCCTTTCCTTTGATACACATGGCAGTGGTGACGTACTGGCTGCTCTAAAGATGGGACTTCACTGAGAATAAGTGACAAAAAGTGACCACATGCACGTGTTTGCATTCAAATcccaaaaaagaaagcaagagagGGCAAACCGGAGGTGGGATGTCTCAAAAGtatgaggagaagaggaagaagcaggGACCCATGCCCCACATCCCGCTTGGACAGTACATCACACTGACTAACAATATATGAGAACAAGGGAAGATGGAGGGTTCCTGGGTGCACAGGAGCACCAAAAGTgatgtgtataaaatgtaatgtgCAGCACAGAATAACTGTTTTGTGAAGAGTGACAACAACGTCTCACAACATGAACATCAATAAGACAATGGGCAATACGAACCTCAGCCTATATCAAGTCATACGGAAATATGTTTCAAATGCTTTTCAGGTCTTTGTTTCAtaatttgttgacatttttggaaacatttctgatgtttttattgctgtgTAACAGTTGCCTCATGATCTATGAATTAATaattttctctgtagttttgTACCATTGTTGCACAACATTGCCCCAAGGCAAAAAATATCTTGGAGAAGGAATGTCTGaaatatgtaaaaagaaaagaaaaaaaaatgttgttttggaaataAAATGGCCCAAAGTGAATCAGTAAATGATCTTGAACAATTTTCAGCATGTACCATCAAAATGTGTGCAGTGGAGGGAAATGCCTGAAGTCAAACTCAGCAGGAATCCCCACATCAGCTAATGGTTCAGTTGATCTTCTATACATTAGATTGTCAATACAGGGCATGCTAGCCTGCCTAGAGTTGCTGTAcactgcaagccactttgcaacccaccttcatccggctcctcctcctcatgctatGTGTGACTTAAGCAGTGTTTGTTTCATATACCTGCTCtgacttctgctgctgctaagATAAGAAGATTTATTGTAGCTGTACAAAAGAGTACAGCAAAATTTCATTTGACCACAATCTCTTAgagcagtaccagtcaaaagtttggacacacttatgGACGATATGAACTACTGAAATAATCAATACATTCTAAGTGCCAAATACAACACAGTGCAAGCAGTTATTTTAGGGGTTGGTATTGCTGGATTGGGAGTTAATAGTAGGCAGAAAAAAGGGAGGGGAATGTGATGTTTCcggaaacagtttctttgcagccaTAGGGAAGAAGCTGCGTCTTGATCTGTTGGTGCGGAATCACGTGACTTTGAGCCTGCCAGAGGGGAAACTGGCAAATGTGTCCTGGGTGGGAGGGGTCATTCTGGATATTTGTGGCCCATCAGATGGAGACAACTTGAGAAGATCTGATGTAGGCATTGGAGTGGGCAGTCAATGATCTGCTGAGCCATCTTGATGACCTGTTGCAGCTGTTTCTTCTCTGATACAGCACAGCTGGCATACCACACTGTACATCCGTATGTCAAAGCATATGGATGCAGTGAAAAAAGTTCCTCAGCAGAGGTGGAAGAAATTTGATcctcctcagaaaaaaaaatatgttgctgAGCCTTTTTGATAATGTGGATGGTGTTCACAGTCCAGCCGAGGTTATCTGAGATATGCAGTTGAAGGAACTTGAAGTCTGACATGTTCCCCATTAATGCACAGGCCCGAGTGCAGCGTGGTTCCtcaacttcttcttcttcttggtgtTGAAAAAGTTGTCAATGCACCAGTCCACAAAAGCCCGGACTCTTCCCTGTAGGGTGCCTCATTGCTGTTGCTTATTAGTCCCACGATGGTTGTATCATTTGAAAATTAGGGTGTTAGACCCATGGATGGTGATGCAATCATGGGTATACAGCATGAAGAAGACTGGGCTAAGGACACAAACCTGAGGAACACCAGTATTAAGGATGATTGTGGAGtttgtaaagtaaaagtaaagtaacAAGTTGTaaagtagtctctggagcttgaaaaaggcgactggacttctttttgtttcttgaagacgtttcacctctcatccgaaaggcttcttcagttctcaaccaaatggtggagagacccaggtatttaaacccctgtgggcgtagtcccctggaggtggttatgaccctctattgatcatgtgcgtgaacacatgtgcccaggtgtgaagggggcgtgggtcatatttaatcagtggtttcagttgaaaccaatttaggactccgctctattgtttcctgtggcctattgaggtcactggaacaaaggtgtgaatgggggttgagacgtctgggaagggagctcaggacagcactgtaagcgggggaaagttggtgacgtaatccacctcctctgttcaatgatggttgttcacagtggacatagatggcttctttcactcctctttcaaaccatctgttttccctgtccaaaatgtgaacattggcatcctcaaaagagtgccctttttccttcagatgcagatgtactgctgaatcttgtcctgtcgaggtggctcttctatgttgtgccattcgtttgtgaagaggctgtttggtttcaccaatgtagaggtccgagcactcttcactgcactgaacagcatacactacatcgctgatcttgtgtttggcgggtttgtccttgggatgaaccagtttttgtcttagggtgttacttggtttgaagtatactgagatgtcatgcttggagaaaattcttctgagtttctctgacaagcctgacacatatgggatgacaatgttgttcctcttgtccttcctattctctgtagtttgtgtttggccttcattcctgtgcatcttagctgatttgatgaaggcccagttggggtaaccgcatgttttgagggctttcttaatgtgtgtgtgttccttatgcttcccttctgccttagagggaacactttccgcacggtgttgtagggtcctgatcaccccaagtttgtgttccagagggtggtgggagtcaaagaggagatactggtctgtgtgtgtgggcttccggtaaacttcaatgttgaggcttccatcttcctcaataagcaccgcacagtccaggaatggtaacttgttatctctggtgtcctccctggtaaaacgtatgtatttatccactaagttaatgtgacgagtgaaggcttctacttcttgggttttgattttgacccaggtgtcatctacatatctgtaccagtggctaggtgccttccctttgaaagaaccaagagctttactttccacttcctccatgtaaaggttggctacaattggagacacctccaggggactacgcccacaggggtttaaatacctgggtctctccaccatttggttgagaactgaagaagcctttcggatgagaggtgaaacgtcttcaagaaacaaaaagaagtccagtcgcctttttcaagctccagagactactatgacctggatgactgagaatctacacagacaagttgtaaagtacagatacctgaaaattctactttagtacagtaacaaagtatttgtgctTTGTTACTTCCTACCTCTTTATTTATTATGGGTTCAGCTCTATTCTGAAGCTCCAGTGGCGTAATCGGTTAGCGCGCAGTACTTATATGACAGTATTAAGCAATGCTGAGGTTGTGAGTTCAAGTCTCACCTGGAGcagagcagggttattatagttaacgaaaacgaacgaaataacgaaaactgaaattgaaaaaacattgtcgttaactgaaataaataaaaactataattaaaaggaaaaaacgataactaattaaaactgaattgtgagtttacaaaactaactgaaattatcgataaactgactttcatttacttgttttttttggggggggtattttaagccttgtggattgatatgaaatcattgtttccgctctccgagtttaagctgggagcgccacaggacaactgtgtgagtgcgcatgtgcgtgcgctcaccgcgctggtccgcaaagtaatggctgcggtctgccgagaaagcggcagagtcccgtatggaggttctttgagtacaaacacctgcacacgaccacaaggtaattaacacacacaatccagctacacaagcataaatgcggacatgaggtcggcaacttctgtaggttgtgtacagaggccacaaagaccctgcaggtttaattagcagcatctaaccaagctagctccaaaacagaagcagcttcaggtggtgagaacatcaggatgcagctggatttgagctttgactccttcaaagagtttgtttttgtttaacaccacatgtaggcgttattaatctgctgcactgatgctgaactttattgggagtttattgtagaatttattgagtttgggagttcatgtttttctttgtttctccctgttgatgttcatgtgtgtccttaatattacacaaatttagcatgtcttgtgaacagttggttgttgactatatttctttaaactgtatcttttgtcaagttttcattacacaatagtcacttttgcgccttgaatcttgcacctgatcaggtatgaaaatactaaaactaatactgaaactaactaaaactaagcatgaaaccaaaaataaaaactaataaaaacgagaaaaaccactctgaaaactaattaaaactaactgaattagagaaaaaaaagtaaaaactaactaaaactaaactataatgtaaaatccaaaactattataaccctggagCAGAGACTTTAGTCTAACCTTTACGTGATGAGAACAGGTAAATGCTCATGAGAAACCACCCTATAGATGGTTGTGCAaggaaatcccagtagatcagcacttTGTCAAATACTCAACCAGCCCATCTAGCACCAGCAAACATGCCATAGATTCTTTCATGAACAAGCAGTTTTAAGTTTAATAAGTTAAGAATAATATCGTTACCAAAGACCTTTCTTGGTGTGCAAGATCTCCCGCTTGCACATAAGGAAAGCTTGATGTTGggagagcagcaacagcagatgGTGGTGTGCATAGATGCAGCCACTTGGTGTTCTTCAGTTATCAGCTGCCTGGTGAAAAGTACTTCCACCTGAACCAAACTTATCAGCCTGAAACAACACTGGATCAGCTGGACTCTGGAATGGTTTGACTTGTTCTGGTAGATAATACATACAAACCGAGAGGAGGTGTCAATAAAATGGATTACATTAAATTAGGGGACAGAAACAACTGGTTGGACAGCGGTGTCTCGATGATAACAGAGACCTGGCTACATGAGAAAACATCCGGGATATAGCTGTGGAGTTAGAAGGCTGTACAATCTTCCTAAAAGCAGCACTACAACACTTTGTGTTAAATCTTTGGATACGGAAAGTACAAGAAAAGTTGGAATACGAATATAAATTCagatattttatacattttttaaagactttttctCTTTGATTTATTATAGTTCCCCCCTTTTTTAAAGCTCCAGTGGCGTAATCGGTTAGCGCGCAGTACTTATATGACAGTATTAAGCAGAGCAATGCTGAGGTTGTGAGTTCAAACCTCACCTGGAGCAGAAACTTTAGTCTAACCTTTACCTGATGAGAAAAGGTAAACGCTCATGAGAAACCACCCTATAGATCAGGGATTctcaaggtccggtgtcctgcaggaaCATCTGTTCCCTTGTCAATAAGATGGATTACAATGAATTACAGGACATAAACAACTGGTCGGACAGCGGTGTCATGGGGATAACAGAGACCTGGCTACATGAGAAAACATCTGGTACCTTGCTGTGGAGCTTGATGGCTGTACAGTCTTCCTAAAAGCAGCAGTACAACAATTTGTGTTAAATCTTTGGATACGGAAAGTACAAGAAAATTTGGAATACAAATATAAATTCacacattttatgcatttttcaaaaacattttgctcTTTGATTTATTATAGTTCCCCCTTTTTCTAAAGCTCCAGTAGCGTAATCGGTTCGCGCGCAGTACTTATATGACAGTATTAAGCAATGCTGAGGTTGTGAGTTCAAACCTCACCTGGAGCAGAGACTTTAGTCTAACCTTTACCTGATGAGAACAGGTAAATGCTCATGAGAAACCACCCTATAGATGGTTCTGcaagaaaatcccagtagatcagcacttTGTCAAATACTCAACCAGCCCATTTGGCACCAGCAACCATGCCATAGATTCTTTCACGAACAAGCAGTTTTAAGTTTAGTAAGTTAACAATAATTTTGTTGCCAAAGACCTTTCCTGGTGTGCAAGGTCTTCCACTTGCACATGAGGAAAGCTTGATGTTGggagagcagcaacagcagatgGTGGTGTGCATAGATGCAGCCACTTGGTGTTCTTCAGTTATCAGCTGCCTGGTGAAAAGTACTTCCACATGAACCAAACTTATCAGCCTGAAACAACACTGGATCAGCTGGACTCTGGAATGGTTTGACTTGTTCTGGTAGATAATACATACAAACCGAGAGGAGGTGACGACGGCgctgtgaaagatgccagaagTGGGGCAAACAAGCCGGCATCACAACCAGACCAATCTGCACAAACCAACGGGTCCAAGTGTTTTTCTTGCCAACGTCTGTTCCCTTGTCAATAAAATGGATTACATTAAATTACGGGACAGAAACAATTAGTTGGACAGTGGTGTCTCGATGATAACAGAGACCTGGCTACATGAGAAAACATCCGGGATATAGCTGTGGAGCTAGAAGGCTGTACAATCTTCCTAAAAGCAGCACTGCAACACTTTGTGTTAAATCTTTGGATACGGAAAGTACAAGAAAAGTTGGAATACGAATATAAATTcacatattttatacattttttaaagactttttctCTTTGATTTATTATAGTTCCCCCTTTTTCTAAAGCTCCAGTGGCGTAATCGGTTAGCGCGCAGTACTTATATGACAGTATTAAGCAATGCTGAGCTTGTGAGTTCAAACCTCACCTGGAGCAGAAACTTTAGTCTAACCTTTACCTGATGAGAACAGGTAAATGCTCATGAGAAAAATATCCTCTAGCTACCTACTGCTAACAACAAAGACTGTTAAAAGTGAAAGATGTCTGCTTTCAAGGCCAGAAGCATTAGGGGTGGATTCAAGCTGTTCTATTACTGAATAGAAATGGAGCAGGGGTAGTCTTGAGTATGTGTGCAAGACAGAATCATGACTTTGAAGCTAGAAAGGTTGATGCTGAATGCTGTCAGTGTGTATGGACCACAGATGGTCACTcaaaaaagagacagaggagTTCTGGAGTAGGTTGGATGAAATGGTAGTGTGTGTCCCCAGGGGAAGAGACTGGTGACTGGAGCAGGCTTCAACTGACAGGTAGGTGGATGAGGAGGTGTTGGGTAGGTATGGTGTTAAGGAGAAAAATGTGGAAGGACAGATGGTGGTGGATTTcatgaaaatgttgaaaatggcCATGATGAACATTTACtttaagaagagggaggaacatAGGGTAACATAAAGGAGTGGAGGAAGGTGCACACAAGTGGACTACTGAACATCTTATGCAGAAGGTGCAGTCAGAAAGAGACAGGACTCTGCGAGGTGGTGTCAGGGGAGAATGGAGCTACGCAGCATCGGATATTAGTCTGTTAGATGACTCTGGAcatcaagaagaggaagcacATTAAGGTAAAGGCAAGGATTAAATGTTGAAGTTGAAAACGGAAGAATGTTGCACAGAGTTCACGAACGAGTTGAGACAGGCTCTAACTCACTAACCATACAAAATACTATCATACACATTATCaccagatgactgggaaagtaTGGCTGAAATAGTGAGGGAAGCTGCCAAGAAGGTAAATGGTAAATTGACTCGTTTGTTTATAGCGATTTTCTACTCTATATGAGCACACAAAGCATTGAGCAGCTCGTTCACACACAATCATTCTCTGAtaaacacatcaggagcaactcagaAATGGAAAATTAAAGTCAAAGCttacaatgttaaaaaaataaataaataacataaatatgTACTTTGAAATGCTGAAGGAGAAAATATCCAAGTGTTACATATAAACATACACTAGGGttataaattataaatcatGCTTATTTCACATTTCTTTTCACCCAAGCACCAAAACAGTAACTAACATAGGCCTtgtcacagaaaacaaacacactgttttGAAGTAGAATGGatgtgtcttcttcttctttggtgttTAACAACAGCTGGCATCCAGGGTGGTACATTACTGCCTCCTTTAGGATATTTGGGTGTTTAAAATCTGCAACTTACCTTCAGTGCTACTCAGAGAAGAAATCAGAGAAAATCCCTCCAGGCCAAATGGCTAATTGATGACCCTGATTGCTGATGGACAGCACCTGAAGGAGCCAGACCTAGAAGGTGTATAAAACAAGCATGTTCAGGCTTGATCCAGTAGCAGATTTTTCCAGTCAGCTAGTTGTAAATTTTTATCATTATTGATAGGGGCGGTCTTTGGAATGGGTAAGTATTACCACCCCACCCCCTGGTATTTATATTAAACCTTAATTGAGGTTGTAGagagattattttaaaatgtaagttaAATATAACTGAGCTTGTGCTTACTGTATTTCCTTGTGTTTGCAGCCAAGAAAGTGCTGATTGTGTATGCCCATGAGAGCCCTGCTTCTTTCAATGCTGCAGTCAAAGATGCTGCTGTAGCAGCTCTGACTGCTCAGGACTGGACTGTGGAGGTGTCTGACTTGTACTCCATGAAGTTTaaagctgctgctactgctgagGACATCACGGGTATACAAATATCCAGCTGGTGTAAAAGCACACTGGCTTTGATTGTGCttcaaatgtaaacatttgATTTTGTTGCAGGTGGAGTGAAGAATGCTGAGAACTTCTGCTACGCAGATGAGATCAAACTGGCGTGGGAGGAAGGGAGACTGGTGGATGACATCAAAAAAGAGCAGGATAAGCTCAAGGAGGCAGACCTTGTCCTCTTTCAGGTAGTGTCTGAATGGTGGGAATGTCTTGTTGTTCAGCTGAGATGTGTCCACATTACCAAAAGCTTTAATCCTGTCTTCCCAGTTCCCCTTGTACTGGTCATCTGTTCCTGCAATCATGAAGGGCTGGATGGATCGGGTGCTAGGCTTTGCCTATGCACAGGGGCGGGTCAGCGAAGGGCTCTTCAAGGTGAGGACTCTAAGATGTCTCTGTTCAAGCTAGGTTTTCCTCTTCCTCACCATCTGCTCTCTGCCCAGGACAAGAAAGCCATGCTGTCCTTCACCACTgactgtcctgagtctgtgtacaGTGCCACTGGCATTAATGGAGACATCAATGTCACACTGTGGCCACTGCAGGTGGGGTCTCCCTATAAACTGAGCCAAGCGTTAAATGATCTGACATGTCGTCTGGTAAGAATACAACTGCTCCTTTCTGTGTGCAGAAGGGGATCCTGAACTACTGTGGCTTCCAGGTTCTTGCCCCTCAGATCTTCTGGGATCCTGCTCATGTCCCTGCTGAGGCTCGTAGCTCCATGCTGGAGAGCTGGCGTACACGACTGCAAAACCTCTGTGAGGAAGTGCCGCTCTACTTTGCTCCCTTGGACTACTTTGACAAGGAGAAGGGGTTCCAGCTGAAGCCCGAGGTCCACGAGAAATATGCCAGCAGGGAGTTTGGCCTGACAGTGGGGATCCACATGGGCAAGCCACTGCCTGCCAATAGCCAGTTAAAAGCTGGGGTTTGATGGAGTGGGCCCTATGTAATGTAGTGCTGGTCTTAACCCGTCTGCTGCAATAAAAAGTCTGCTTTATTCTGACTTCACTTTGACTGATGTTGTAAATGCACCACTGTAGTTCTTGACTTTTGAACCATATACTGTAGAACATGGATCCATTGTGGGTGAAATCCATCAGGTTGGCGCAAATTCCTGGTGTGCAGCAAGTCAAAGATAATCTCCTGACTGAATCCACTGCATGGCCAGGTTATATTGAACCAAAGTTGGTGTTAATGGGGGGGGGAACAAATGCCCCTAAACAACCTGAGGtccactttgtgttattcaaatgtTATATGAAA from Archocentrus centrarchus isolate MPI-CPG fArcCen1 chromosome 2, fArcCen1, whole genome shotgun sequence includes the following:
- the LOC115795667 gene encoding NAD(P)H dehydrogenase [quinone] 1-like, which produces MAKKVLIVYAHESPASFNAAVKDAAVAALTAQDWTVEVSDLYSMKFKAAATAEDITGGVKNAENFCYADEIKLAWEEGRLVDDIKKEQDKLKEADLVLFQFPLYWSSVPAIMKGWMDRVLGFAYAQGRVSEGLFKDKKAMLSFTTDCPESVYSATGINGDINVTLWPLQKGILNYCGFQVLAPQIFWDPAHVPAEARSSMLESWRTRLQNLCEEVPLYFAPLDYFDKEKGFQLKPEVHEKYASREFGLTVGIHMGKPLPANSQLKAGV